A genomic region of Chloracidobacterium sp. contains the following coding sequences:
- a CDS encoding type II toxin-antitoxin system VapC family toxin: MLLDSNIIIYLTDPENSALQEYVSGQTVGASIISLVEVLGFHGITDADKSTFEEFFEICTVHFLSAEIAERAVRLRQTRKIGLGDSIVAATALEQGLPLATNNIKDFQWIESLELIDPLTA; the protein is encoded by the coding sequence ATACTGCTCGACAGTAACATCATCATATACCTAACCGATCCTGAGAATTCGGCTCTGCAGGAATACGTTTCGGGTCAGACGGTCGGGGCGTCGATAATCAGCCTCGTCGAGGTGCTGGGATTTCACGGCATTACGGACGCGGACAAGAGTACGTTTGAGGAATTCTTCGAGATTTGCACAGTGCATTTCTTGTCCGCCGAGATAGCGGAGCGAGCCGTCCGTCTGCGACAGACCAGAAAGATCGGATTGGGAGATTCCATTGTTGCGGCGACCGCCCTCGAACAAGGTCTGCCGTTGGCGACGAACAATATAAAAGATTTCCAATGGATAGAATCGCTCGAATTGATCGATCCGCTTACCGCTTGA
- a CDS encoding O-antigen ligase family protein codes for MEDLNERKLISTEPIVIGEDASRLSKVAFGLICAVPIFATLLFGGVDNATWILVTLFVLSVTLLWLAESWRSGGLIVNGSALQLPLAALALIGSIQILPFGHYDLDGVSVVRSLSMDAFATRMFLTRLIVYLVFFAACLVFVNTEARMRKIVLLVIVFGAALAFFGIIQRLSDPDAIYGMRATPQAIPFGPFVNQHHFAAFMEMTAGVTLGMLFGRHVARNRKALLAFALVLMSSAVVLTGSRGGLLGLLSVTIFAFIASYKARGKTRETGRGTRVVLSLSAIAFVLLTLGVVVFVGGGDSLLRGVGAGELTGDISSGRLHFWAIALKIFAANPLIGAGLDAFGVAFTRYDTWNGMFRVEQAHNEYLQMLAEAGIAGFACLAVFICLLLTKGWSVIGGSSGFRREAAIGALAGCFGVLVHSFFDFPLRTPSNAFFFLALCAVATTLVAAGHHRRRRA; via the coding sequence ATGGAAGACCTCAACGAGAGAAAACTCATCTCAACCGAGCCGATAGTCATCGGCGAAGATGCCTCGCGGCTCAGCAAGGTGGCCTTTGGCCTGATCTGTGCTGTTCCCATCTTTGCGACACTGCTGTTCGGCGGCGTTGATAATGCCACGTGGATTCTCGTCACGCTCTTCGTTCTTTCAGTCACGTTGCTCTGGCTTGCCGAGTCGTGGCGAAGTGGCGGACTTATCGTCAATGGGAGTGCTCTCCAGCTTCCGCTTGCCGCTCTCGCTCTTATCGGGAGCATTCAGATCCTGCCGTTCGGCCACTACGATCTCGACGGCGTCAGCGTCGTTCGATCCCTGTCAATGGATGCCTTTGCGACTAGGATGTTCCTGACCAGGCTGATCGTCTATCTCGTCTTCTTCGCCGCATGCCTGGTCTTTGTCAATACCGAAGCGAGAATGCGAAAGATCGTATTGCTCGTGATCGTGTTCGGCGCCGCGCTCGCCTTCTTCGGCATTATTCAGCGGCTGTCGGATCCTGACGCCATCTACGGCATGAGGGCCACGCCACAGGCGATACCATTCGGCCCGTTTGTCAACCAGCACCATTTCGCGGCGTTTATGGAAATGACCGCCGGAGTCACTCTGGGGATGCTGTTTGGGCGGCATGTGGCTCGAAACCGTAAGGCATTGCTTGCGTTCGCTCTTGTCTTGATGAGCTCCGCCGTCGTCCTGACAGGCTCGCGGGGCGGACTGCTGGGACTACTGTCCGTTACGATCTTCGCGTTCATTGCGAGCTACAAGGCCAGAGGAAAGACACGCGAGACGGGGCGTGGTACACGTGTCGTTCTGTCTCTCTCGGCTATCGCGTTCGTGTTGTTGACGCTGGGTGTCGTGGTGTTTGTCGGAGGCGGCGATTCACTGCTGAGAGGAGTCGGTGCCGGCGAACTCACCGGTGATATCTCAAGCGGCCGGCTCCATTTCTGGGCGATCGCACTAAAGATATTCGCCGCAAACCCGCTGATCGGAGCCGGGCTGGACGCATTCGGCGTCGCATTCACGCGATACGACACATGGAACGGCATGTTTCGCGTCGAGCAGGCCCACAACGAGTATCTCCAGATGCTCGCTGAAGCGGGCATCGCGGGCTTCGCGTGCCTCGCAGTATTCATCTGTCTGCTCCTCACAAAAGGCTGGTCAGTCATTGGCGGATCGTCAGGGTTTCGGCGCGAAGCCGCTATCGGGGCCTTGGCGGGATGCTTCGGCGTACTGGTGCACAGCTTCTTCGATTTTCCGCTTCGAACGCCATCCAACGCCTTCTTCTTCCTCGCGCTCTGTGCCGTGGCTACGACCCTTGTCGCCGCCGGGCATCATCGCCGAAGGCGTGCCTAA
- the prmC gene encoding peptide chain release factor N(5)-glutamine methyltransferase: MNICEAIAEAGKVLDAAGVAEGRREAASLLAFVLGCDKAHLFAHPEQALADDEAEAFRQAVGRRAVREPMQYITGRQEFWRLEFLVRPGVLIPRPETEILVEEAVRLLATGEHPRFCEVGTGSGCIAVSILHSVPEATAIVTEISAAALDVASENARRHGVAGRLELREADTLDGVEGTFDLVVSNPPYVPDDHIAGLQAEVRDFEPLIALSGGEEGLDTIIQVISTCPPLLIPGGHLLMEIGFDQSEPVRGLLSGEIWRDVEFLPDLQGIPRILRARLV, from the coding sequence ATGAACATATGCGAGGCGATCGCTGAGGCGGGCAAGGTGTTAGACGCCGCGGGCGTAGCCGAAGGGCGGCGTGAGGCTGCCTCGCTCCTTGCTTTCGTGCTTGGTTGTGATAAGGCGCATCTGTTCGCTCATCCGGAACAAGCTCTCGCGGACGATGAAGCTGAGGCGTTTCGCCAAGCGGTCGGGCGTCGGGCAGTGCGCGAGCCGATGCAATACATTACGGGCCGGCAGGAATTTTGGCGGCTGGAGTTTCTGGTAAGGCCTGGCGTGCTGATACCCCGGCCGGAGACGGAAATCCTCGTTGAGGAAGCGGTGCGATTGCTGGCGACGGGCGAACATCCGCGATTTTGCGAGGTTGGTACGGGGTCGGGATGTATTGCGGTCTCGATCTTACATAGTGTGCCGGAGGCGACGGCGATCGTCACAGAGATATCGGCCGCTGCGCTCGATGTCGCATCAGAGAATGCCCGGAGACACGGTGTTGCCGGACGACTCGAACTTCGTGAGGCAGACACGCTGGACGGAGTCGAGGGCACGTTTGACCTCGTGGTATCAAATCCGCCATACGTCCCTGACGATCACATCGCAGGCTTGCAGGCTGAGGTTCGCGATTTTGAGCCGCTTATTGCGTTGTCGGGCGGCGAGGAAGGGCTCGACACGATTATTCAGGTGATCAGCACGTGCCCGCCGCTGCTCATTCCCGGCGGCCATCTGCTGATGGAGATCGGCTTTGACCAATCGGAGCCGGTTCGCGGCCTGTTGTCCGGCGAGATCTGGAGAGACGTCGAATTTTTGCCCGACCTTCAGGGCATCCCGCGCATCCTAAGAGCTAGGCTTGTGTAG
- a CDS encoding NifU family protein: MPKIADIQETPNPNAVKFILREPVSWGTSHSFKTAEDGAADKLAKSLFDVGDVVSVFYMDKMITVEKTDEAEWDEILPEIAVPIRAAEAVKPSNGNGRGAASSIGGAIAAAASDDPKLREIEALLDERIRPYLAGDGGWLEIVELAGDTLRIRYEGACGSCPSSLTGTLMAIENMIREEIDPELTVIAE, translated from the coding sequence ATGCCAAAGATCGCCGACATACAGGAAACGCCGAACCCGAACGCCGTCAAGTTCATTCTGAGAGAGCCGGTGTCGTGGGGAACATCACATTCCTTTAAGACGGCCGAGGATGGTGCGGCAGATAAGCTGGCGAAGTCGCTCTTTGACGTTGGCGATGTGGTCTCTGTCTTTTATATGGACAAGATGATCACGGTCGAGAAGACCGACGAGGCTGAGTGGGACGAGATTCTGCCTGAGATAGCCGTGCCGATCCGTGCGGCGGAAGCGGTCAAGCCGTCAAACGGCAATGGCCGCGGCGCCGCGTCCTCTATCGGCGGAGCTATCGCCGCCGCCGCGAGCGACGATCCCAAACTCCGCGAGATCGAAGCCCTGCTGGATGAGCGTATTCGCCCATACCTCGCCGGCGACGGCGGATGGCTTGAGATCGTTGAGTTGGCCGGTGACACGCTTCGTATCCGCTACGAAGGCGCCTGCGGCAGCTGCCCCAGCTCGCTGACGGGCACTCTGATGGCGATCGAGAACATGATCCGCGAAGAGATCGACCCAGAACTGACGGTCATCGCGGAGTAG
- a CDS encoding nuclear transport factor 2 family protein, which produces MRPISFIAAIILAFTFNISAQKAAAGRPDPARGVRDAFDQLVDGIKRVDAEQVMSVYQKSERLLIYNNNGTATNGWDNVNSNVTSAYAHISNVTLDITGLRVEMLGKTAAVLTCKWKQTQDNDGTSESASGRMTLIFKLVGKEWKITHRHTSPDKPDATRPVFPSERQP; this is translated from the coding sequence ATGAGACCGATTTCCTTCATCGCAGCCATCATTCTCGCCTTTACATTCAACATTTCGGCGCAAAAGGCCGCGGCCGGCAGGCCTGATCCCGCGCGCGGTGTTCGTGATGCTTTTGACCAGCTGGTTGACGGTATCAAGCGTGTGGACGCAGAACAGGTAATGTCTGTTTATCAAAAGAGTGAGCGGCTGCTGATCTACAACAACAACGGCACGGCAACAAACGGCTGGGACAATGTGAATTCAAACGTCACCTCGGCCTACGCGCACATCTCGAATGTAACGCTCGACATCACGGGCTTGCGCGTCGAGATGCTCGGTAAGACCGCCGCCGTGCTCACGTGCAAATGGAAACAAACCCAGGATAACGACGGCACCAGCGAGAGTGCATCCGGCCGAATGACGCTCATCTTCAAGCTTGTCGGCAAGGAGTGGAAGATCACGCATCGCCACACGTCGCCTGACAAACCCGACGCCACGCGGCCGGTCTTCCCGTCCGAACGCCAACCGTAA
- a CDS encoding FecR domain-containing protein, whose product MRFSFGIFKFSVVVAFVSAIAISAFGATAAQTINLPADGNVVVDDDQAPDVTARVARISLLEGSAKVRHSGTEEWETVVLNLPVVEGDEIVTDAGSRLEIQFDRFKYLRLADESYLKVVGLKDEGIALSLPLGTLSVRITSFDKERSFFEIDAPKTTIAVQDEGTYRIDSGKLDDAEVRVTATNGGMARVYSDNAGFLVKSGRSARIYTGGVNAGEWEMADASRSFDGFDSWADERDRVLAKRLDDAYYDKYYDSDIYGAEDLDGYGDWVYASNYGYVWRPHQSSLNRWSDWSPYRYGHWRWIPPYGWTWINDESWGWATYHHGRWFFDNGFWYWSPYGYYRPARSWWYPALVVINVFNNNVCWYPLPYYYTYYNYNCGWRRRCGGGHNNVPHNNPPNYTTGGIKQIHPVQATGGIKQIPPKSVHIPPSSVVAMSMDDLGGTKGIKRAPLSVANTFIDRSPDDVQPPALPAYSPVKASPTIAVKSPKLITSMPTLIKTGAGPRKADVPMDNELRTTKMFNGRQPTIDGGGMSGTGGTKPILAGPQPPRQTGAIIRQPSVKQSTAGDPPVKNAPVFAPPVKQAPIKQYPIRQPNVQADEPVRQPTYSPPVRQPIIRSNPPPVKQPPRSMPTVRDDPPPVKHSPPPKSPPVKQPSVINRKAAQDG is encoded by the coding sequence ATGCGTTTTTCCTTTGGCATATTCAAGTTTTCTGTCGTGGTTGCCTTTGTTTCGGCTATCGCGATCTCGGCTTTTGGCGCGACTGCGGCGCAGACGATCAATTTGCCCGCGGACGGCAATGTCGTCGTGGACGATGATCAGGCACCTGATGTAACGGCCCGCGTGGCCCGGATCAGTTTGCTCGAAGGCTCGGCAAAGGTGCGGCATTCGGGGACGGAAGAATGGGAGACGGTAGTGCTCAATCTGCCTGTTGTCGAGGGCGATGAGATCGTCACCGATGCCGGGTCGCGGCTCGAGATACAGTTTGACCGGTTCAAGTATCTGCGGCTGGCGGACGAGTCGTATCTGAAGGTGGTAGGCCTTAAGGATGAGGGGATCGCTCTCAGTTTGCCGCTCGGCACGCTGAGCGTAAGGATCACGTCGTTCGACAAGGAGCGATCTTTCTTTGAAATCGACGCTCCAAAGACCACGATCGCCGTTCAGGATGAAGGGACCTATCGCATTGATTCCGGCAAGCTCGATGATGCCGAGGTCCGCGTTACGGCGACTAATGGCGGCATGGCCCGCGTGTATTCGGATAACGCCGGTTTTCTGGTAAAAAGCGGCCGCAGCGCGCGTATCTATACGGGCGGCGTCAATGCCGGCGAGTGGGAAATGGCGGATGCGTCCCGATCATTTGACGGTTTCGATTCGTGGGCGGACGAGCGAGATCGCGTTTTGGCAAAACGCCTCGACGACGCTTATTACGACAAGTATTACGACAGCGATATCTACGGAGCCGAGGACCTTGACGGCTATGGCGACTGGGTCTATGCGAGCAATTACGGCTATGTGTGGCGGCCGCATCAATCCTCGCTCAACAGATGGTCCGATTGGTCGCCGTATCGCTACGGCCACTGGCGCTGGATACCGCCGTATGGCTGGACGTGGATCAACGATGAATCATGGGGATGGGCAACGTATCATCACGGCCGCTGGTTCTTTGATAACGGCTTCTGGTACTGGTCGCCTTATGGCTATTACCGGCCGGCGCGAAGCTGGTGGTATCCCGCATTGGTTGTGATCAATGTCTTTAACAACAACGTGTGCTGGTATCCGCTGCCCTATTACTACACGTACTACAACTACAATTGCGGCTGGCGCCGACGCTGCGGTGGCGGCCATAACAACGTGCCGCACAACAATCCGCCGAATTACACGACCGGCGGCATCAAACAGATACATCCTGTTCAGGCAACAGGCGGCATCAAGCAGATCCCGCCAAAGTCGGTGCACATACCGCCGAGCAGCGTCGTCGCTATGTCGATGGATGACTTGGGCGGAACAAAGGGCATCAAGAGGGCACCGCTCTCGGTGGCAAACACATTCATCGACAGATCGCCCGACGACGTCCAGCCGCCGGCGCTTCCGGCGTACTCGCCTGTGAAAGCATCGCCGACGATCGCGGTCAAATCACCAAAACTGATCACTTCGATGCCGACCCTGATCAAGACGGGAGCCGGGCCGAGAAAGGCTGACGTGCCGATGGACAATGAGCTGCGAACAACCAAGATGTTCAACGGCCGACAGCCAACTATCGACGGCGGCGGCATGAGCGGCACGGGCGGGACGAAGCCGATCTTAGCGGGCCCACAGCCGCCACGCCAGACCGGTGCGATCATTCGACAGCCAAGTGTTAAGCAGAGCACCGCCGGCGATCCGCCCGTGAAGAACGCGCCGGTCTTCGCGCCGCCGGTCAAACAGGCGCCTATCAAACAATATCCGATCCGTCAGCCCAACGTGCAGGCCGATGAACCGGTAAGGCAGCCGACATATTCTCCGCCGGTTAGGCAGCCGATAATTCGCAGCAATCCGCCGCCCGTCAAGCAGCCACCGCGGAGCATGCCGACCGTGCGAGATGATCCGCCACCGGTAAAGCATTCACCGCCGCCGAAAAGCCCGCCGGTGAAGCAGCCGTCAGTGATCAACCGAAAGGCTGCGCAGGACGGCTGA
- a CDS encoding insulinase family protein has protein sequence MNVLTTIKIRRAVIVLFLFAGISFGQTSDYAAKQSALVTAFEVNGLKVIVKRRAAAPTVAAGLFIRGGSTTIDEKTAGIDNLMLNSAIEAGRQFPRQMVRREIARTGSSISAGVTRDFSVVALASTRQSFDRVWAIFTDVMLTPAFGPDDVERNRQLILTSLKNSELDPDAALQNLTERTLYAGHPYANDPSGTVANVSSFSIDDLKRRHRELMQTSRLLLVVVGDLDAVKVRSLVTASFGKLPKGDYRPAKLPSLDFSKPTLDTVRRSIPTNYIQGIFSAPPLSSTDMFAMTVATEILKSRVFEEVRNRRSLSYAPDAFLREQGVNIGGIYVTAVDANQAIRVMLGEIARLKAEPISETELEGIAGFYLTSHYLEQETNAAQAATLARYELIGGGWRRSFDLLEGVRNVTAEDVTAVANKYIGNIRFAFVGDPSAADRSIFLQK, from the coding sequence ATGAACGTACTCACGACGATAAAAATACGCCGGGCCGTTATTGTTCTATTCCTGTTCGCAGGGATCAGTTTCGGGCAAACGTCCGACTATGCCGCGAAACAGTCTGCCCTTGTTACCGCGTTTGAGGTCAATGGGCTAAAGGTCATCGTCAAGCGTCGCGCGGCAGCGCCGACCGTTGCTGCCGGGCTCTTTATCCGAGGAGGTTCGACCACCATCGACGAAAAAACTGCCGGCATCGACAACCTGATGCTCAATTCCGCGATCGAGGCCGGACGGCAATTCCCGCGGCAGATGGTCCGCCGTGAGATCGCCCGGACAGGTAGTTCTATCTCGGCCGGTGTCACGAGGGATTTCAGCGTAGTCGCCTTGGCATCGACGAGGCAGAGTTTTGATCGTGTCTGGGCGATCTTTACTGATGTGATGCTCACGCCGGCATTCGGCCCGGACGACGTCGAACGCAACCGACAGCTTATCCTTACGTCGCTCAAAAACTCCGAACTTGATCCTGATGCCGCTCTTCAGAATCTCACCGAGCGAACACTCTATGCCGGGCATCCCTACGCAAACGACCCTTCGGGGACGGTCGCCAATGTCTCCTCATTCTCGATCGACGATCTCAAGCGTCGCCATCGCGAGCTGATGCAAACCTCGCGGCTGCTGTTGGTGGTCGTCGGCGACCTGGATGCTGTAAAGGTCCGCTCGCTCGTTACGGCGTCATTCGGCAAGCTGCCCAAGGGCGACTATCGCCCCGCCAAGCTGCCGTCGCTCGATTTCTCAAAACCGACACTCGATACCGTCAGGCGGAGCATTCCGACGAATTATATCCAGGGCATCTTTTCGGCGCCGCCGCTGTCATCGACCGATATGTTTGCGATGACCGTAGCTACCGAGATCCTAAAGAGCCGCGTTTTTGAAGAGGTTCGCAATCGCCGCTCGCTGTCATACGCGCCCGACGCATTTCTGCGCGAGCAGGGCGTCAACATCGGCGGCATCTACGTCACCGCAGTCGATGCTAATCAGGCCATCCGTGTGATGCTCGGCGAGATCGCACGCCTAAAGGCCGAGCCGATATCCGAGACCGAACTCGAGGGCATCGCCGGTTTCTATCTGACGAGCCATTACCTTGAGCAGGAGACCAATGCCGCCCAGGCGGCAACGCTTGCCCGCTACGAGCTCATCGGCGGCGGCTGGCGCAGATCATTCGACCTTCTCGAAGGCGTCCGCAACGTCACAGCCGAGGACGTCACGGCCGTTGCCAATAAATATATCGGCAACATTCGCTTCGCCTTTGTAGGTGATCCGTCCGCTGCCGACAGATCAATTTTTCTGCAAAAATAG
- a CDS encoding insulinase family protein: MRRTFFSALLIVAVSANAVFAQKGKPKPVKPAVNATQQLAAEVPIVTKTLANGLEVIVLPDPSLPLITVELDVRNGSFTEPPEFNGLSHLFEHMFFRTNEAVILAQCERGMAGPRCGDIASMQRKIGNTDYLNRFYELGIAYNGSTREEVVNYFVRTTSTYLEEAFRYINDSARFPVFDEAEFEREKLVVLGEIDRNEANPFFDLNSAFQDKLFYKYPSRKRPGGTRETVASATTAKMRLIQSRYYVPNNSALIVTGDAKPDQVFAMAEKVFGSWERRAVDPFKEFPLVEHPPLPRSEGLIIDQRTDAESGDDVILIMLGWHGPSIGKDNAATYAADVFSYILGQPDSRFQRDLVDSGLVLGVGVNYYTQRNVGPISVVIQTTPDKAKAALKAVYSEIAQFSSPTYYSNAELDASKTILASSDLFDREKLSEYAHTLGFWWSTTGVDYFRGYQKNLNAVTRADIDRYVRNYILDKPHVGIAMVPPAVKTQANLTEQDLIGTAK, from the coding sequence ATGAGAAGAACCTTCTTTAGTGCGCTCCTGATCGTTGCGGTGTCGGCGAATGCCGTATTTGCTCAAAAGGGAAAGCCGAAACCGGTAAAGCCCGCGGTCAACGCCACGCAGCAGCTTGCGGCCGAGGTGCCGATCGTGACAAAGACGCTCGCGAACGGCCTCGAGGTCATAGTGCTGCCCGATCCGAGCCTCCCGCTGATCACGGTCGAATTGGACGTTCGCAACGGCTCATTCACCGAGCCGCCCGAGTTCAACGGACTCTCACATCTTTTCGAGCATATGTTCTTTCGCACGAACGAGGCCGTAATTTTGGCCCAGTGCGAACGCGGTATGGCCGGCCCACGGTGCGGCGATATCGCATCGATGCAGCGAAAGATCGGCAACACCGATTATCTCAACCGCTTTTACGAACTCGGCATTGCGTATAACGGCTCTACGCGCGAGGAGGTGGTCAATTATTTTGTCCGCACGACGAGCACGTATCTCGAAGAGGCGTTTCGCTACATCAATGATTCCGCGCGGTTTCCGGTCTTTGACGAGGCCGAGTTCGAACGCGAAAAGCTCGTCGTCCTCGGCGAGATCGACCGGAACGAGGCAAACCCATTCTTCGACCTAAACAGCGCATTTCAGGACAAACTTTTTTACAAATATCCCTCGCGAAAGCGCCCGGGCGGCACGCGCGAAACCGTAGCATCGGCAACGACGGCCAAGATGAGGCTCATCCAGTCGCGCTATTACGTGCCTAATAATTCTGCGCTGATCGTGACGGGCGATGCTAAGCCGGACCAGGTCTTTGCGATGGCGGAAAAGGTCTTTGGCTCGTGGGAACGCCGCGCGGTCGATCCCTTCAAGGAGTTCCCGCTCGTCGAGCATCCACCGCTGCCGCGGAGCGAGGGGCTGATCATCGACCAACGAACTGATGCCGAGAGCGGCGATGATGTGATCCTGATCATGCTCGGCTGGCACGGACCATCGATCGGCAAGGACAATGCAGCGACGTATGCTGCGGACGTTTTCTCATACATTTTAGGGCAACCTGATTCGCGGTTTCAGCGGGATCTCGTCGACTCGGGACTAGTCTTGGGCGTGGGCGTCAATTATTACACACAGCGGAATGTTGGCCCCATCAGTGTCGTCATTCAAACGACGCCGGACAAGGCGAAGGCCGCGTTGAAGGCCGTCTATTCCGAGATCGCGCAGTTCTCATCGCCAACGTATTACTCGAATGCTGAGCTCGACGCTTCAAAGACGATCCTCGCATCGAGCGACCTCTTTGACCGCGAAAAGCTTAGTGAATACGCACACACGCTGGGTTTCTGGTGGTCTACGACGGGCGTCGATTATTTCCGCGGCTATCAAAAGAACCTCAACGCCGTTACCCGCGCCGACATCGACCGTTACGTGCGAAATTACATTCTCGACAAGCCGCACGTTGGCATCGCCATGGTGCCGCCCGCGGTCAAGACCCAGGCAAACCTGACCGAGCAAGACCTGATCGGCACAGCCAAATAA
- a CDS encoding peptide MFS transporter yields MSANAETINGGVPHMQERHPKGLAVLFATEMWERFSFYSMLALFTLYLRDPNEGFGWTAAEATWLYSTYLMFVYLSPLVGGFIADRFTGYRKAVMIGGFFFMAGHATLSIPAIWAVYLALTFLVIGNGFFKPNVSTMVGNLYPEGSHLKDRAYNIFYMGINVGAALAPIVMEIVKHYFGFHAAFAVAAFGMVISVFVLWKWKSLVMSADKKALRVGEHVIQAVEHVDDQPADATATATDAPPHGVSHQDSGTVHLDAKTGTITAVPEWKRIVALCVVFAIVIVFWMVFHQNGSTLTYFADDNTAWNVTGTISNSINAIWILILTFPLVAFWGFLDRRGKEPSTPTKMAIGMTLTGLSFLVLWYGATIGENMTKTADMLSKGEFRINERVLTNLSNAGVAKEVLDKIQNAKADDGKHSIFGVKFATKLDETTKATTSGEQQLIAAVNAASPGAGDANKSAILQNAYLFRVSPFWLIFAYMVVTLGELMLSPMGLSLVSKVAPISKRGLLMGGWFVATAIGNKLTQIGVFWDIWLQSSFFLVLACMALFMAVVLFLILKPLKKAMPGV; encoded by the coding sequence ATGAGCGCAAACGCAGAAACGATCAACGGCGGTGTTCCACATATGCAGGAACGACACCCTAAGGGATTGGCAGTCCTCTTTGCCACCGAGATGTGGGAACGATTCTCGTTCTACTCGATGCTGGCGTTGTTCACGCTTTACCTACGCGACCCGAATGAGGGCTTTGGCTGGACCGCGGCTGAAGCGACGTGGCTGTATTCGACATACTTGATGTTCGTTTACCTGAGCCCGCTCGTCGGCGGATTTATCGCGGACAGATTTACGGGCTATCGCAAGGCGGTGATGATCGGCGGGTTCTTCTTCATGGCCGGTCACGCGACGCTCTCCATTCCGGCGATCTGGGCGGTGTATCTCGCGCTCACCTTCCTCGTCATCGGTAACGGGTTCTTCAAACCGAACGTGTCGACGATGGTCGGCAACCTCTATCCCGAGGGCAGTCACCTCAAGGATCGCGCTTACAACATCTTTTACATGGGCATCAACGTCGGCGCCGCGCTAGCGCCGATCGTGATGGAGATCGTCAAACACTATTTCGGCTTCCACGCCGCGTTCGCCGTTGCCGCGTTCGGAATGGTTATCTCCGTGTTTGTGTTGTGGAAGTGGAAGAGTCTGGTCATGAGCGCAGATAAAAAGGCTCTTCGCGTGGGTGAGCATGTTATTCAAGCTGTCGAGCATGTCGATGATCAGCCAGCAGACGCAACGGCCACCGCCACCGACGCGCCTCCGCACGGCGTGAGTCATCAGGATTCAGGAACTGTTCACCTGGATGCCAAGACCGGCACGATAACCGCAGTTCCAGAGTGGAAACGCATTGTCGCACTTTGTGTCGTATTCGCGATCGTGATCGTCTTCTGGATGGTGTTTCATCAAAACGGCTCGACGCTCACGTATTTTGCCGACGACAACACGGCGTGGAACGTTACGGGAACGATCTCAAACTCGATCAACGCGATCTGGATTTTGATCCTTACATTCCCGCTCGTCGCATTCTGGGGCTTTCTCGACCGTCGCGGCAAAGAGCCTTCGACCCCGACAAAGATGGCAATCGGCATGACGCTCACCGGCCTCTCGTTCCTCGTGCTCTGGTATGGCGCGACGATCGGCGAGAACATGACAAAGACCGCCGACATGCTCTCGAAGGGTGAGTTTCGTATCAACGAGCGAGTTCTCACTAACCTCAGCAATGCCGGTGTAGCAAAAGAAGTTCTCGACAAGATCCAGAATGCGAAGGCAGATGACGGCAAGCACTCGATATTCGGCGTTAAGTTCGCCACTAAGCTCGACGAGACGACGAAAGCCACGACGTCCGGCGAACAGCAACTGATTGCCGCTGTCAATGCTGCCTCACCGGGTGCCGGTGACGCTAACAAGTCGGCGATCTTGCAGAACGCCTACCTCTTTCGCGTCTCGCCCTTCTGGCTGATATTCGCCTACATGGTCGTGACTCTCGGCGAGCTCATGCTGTCGCCCATGGGCCTTTCGCTCGTGTCAAAGGTAGCACCGATCAGCAAACGTGGCCTGCTGATGGGCGGCTGGTTCGTCGCAACTGCGATCGGCAACAAGCTGACGCAGATCGGCGTCTTTTGGGACATCTGGCTCCAGTCGAGCTTCTTCCTCGTCCTCGCCTGCATGGCTCTATTCATGGCGGTGGTGTTGTTCCTGATACTCAAGCCGCTTAAGAAGGCCATGCCAGGGGTTTAG
- a CDS encoding 6,7-dimethyl-8-ribityllumazine synthase has product MKTELERESVSAEGFRFALVVSRWNREFTSRLESGANEALVGADAVETFYVPGAFELPVACLKAARTGRFDAIIALGVVIRGDTPHFDYVAGQAAAGILQASLDSGIPVMFGVITADSVEQVVERTGEKVDNKGYEAAVSAVEMVNLFRSMDEQDGRQARGFSHVG; this is encoded by the coding sequence TTGAAAACTGAACTTGAGCGTGAGAGCGTGTCAGCCGAAGGGTTTCGGTTTGCGTTGGTCGTGAGCCGTTGGAACCGCGAGTTCACATCGCGGCTCGAGAGCGGTGCGAACGAGGCACTTGTGGGGGCCGATGCGGTCGAGACGTTTTACGTGCCCGGGGCTTTCGAACTGCCGGTGGCGTGTCTGAAGGCCGCACGGACCGGGCGATTTGACGCGATCATTGCCCTTGGCGTCGTCATTCGGGGCGACACGCCGCATTTCGACTATGTCGCGGGACAGGCAGCGGCGGGCATATTGCAGGCATCTTTGGATTCCGGAATTCCGGTGATGTTTGGCGTTATCACCGCAGACAGCGTCGAGCAAGTAGTCGAACGTACCGGTGAAAAGGTTGATAACAAGGGTTATGAAGCCGCCGTCTCAGCAGTCGAGATGGTGAACTTATTTCGCTCGATGGACGAGCAGGACGGCAGGCAGGCAAGGGGTTTTTCGCATGTCGGTTGA